The following are encoded together in the Lawsonia intracellularis PHE/MN1-00 genome:
- a CDS encoding class I SAM-dependent methyltransferase translates to MTITDYNKNFYETKWTEGAIHYLTHSFMFRYHTDRIVSILQKYCNHIYIYEIADYGCGIGIHTVTLANFFPNAYVHGFDLAENGIEVANKVHNKKNLTFRVGDITKDNFGMFDLISAFEVLEHVDDWQSLLTSLVAKTNKYLLLSFPTGKMRSYEKLIGHVRNFKKKEVESFLETLGVKPITTLYAGFPLISPLYRDICKWFPVAYNNAQKNVMSTRMKILHQVAYFFVRYFTTKKYFGDHFYGLFQKEI, encoded by the coding sequence ATGACGATTACAGATTATAATAAAAATTTTTATGAAACAAAGTGGACAGAAGGTGCTATCCATTATCTAACACATAGTTTTATGTTCAGGTATCATACGGATAGAATTGTAAGTATATTACAAAAATACTGTAATCATATATATATATATGAAATAGCAGACTATGGATGTGGAATAGGTATCCACACAGTAACACTAGCAAATTTTTTTCCTAATGCTTATGTCCATGGTTTTGATTTAGCAGAGAATGGAATAGAAGTGGCTAATAAGGTACATAACAAAAAAAATCTAACATTTCGTGTTGGAGATATAACAAAAGATAATTTTGGAATGTTTGATCTTATTTCTGCTTTTGAAGTGTTAGAACATGTAGATGATTGGCAAAGTTTGCTAACCTCTTTAGTTGCAAAAACAAATAAGTACCTTTTACTTTCTTTTCCTACAGGTAAGATGAGAAGTTATGAAAAACTTATTGGACATGTTCGCAACTTTAAGAAAAAAGAAGTAGAATCTTTTTTAGAAACTCTTGGTGTTAAACCTATTACAACATTGTATGCTGGATTCCCTCTCATTTCTCCTCTTTATAGAGATATTTGTAAATGGTTTCCTGTGGCATATAATAATGCTCAAAAAAATGTCATGAGTACTAGGATGAAAATACTTCATCAAGTTGCTTATTTTTTTGTACGTTACTTTACTACAAAAAAATATTTTGGAGATCATTTCTATGGCCTTTTTCAAAAAGAAATATAA
- a CDS encoding class I SAM-dependent methyltransferase produces the protein MIDNKMIYAERWKPETLQYMKKSFIHRYQSFLINYILTHYKNALNIYIYRIADCGCGLGLHTVTLAKCFPNAQVYGFDFSEQGIAIANKYNKRSNLSFHTKDVTNEDFGTFDLISAFEVLEHIEDWKLLLEKFVNNSRKYLLFSFPVGRMRKYEKMGGHLRNFKRKEVESFLETLGVKPLLVLYAGFPFFSPIYREACGWLSNTYEKAYYNIMSRKVELLHHVMYFLASCCSTKKYFGDQFIGLFEKAN, from the coding sequence ATGATTGATAATAAGATGATATATGCTGAAAGATGGAAACCAGAAACTCTACAATATATGAAAAAAAGTTTTATACACCGTTATCAATCATTCCTTATAAATTACATATTAACACACTATAAGAATGCTTTGAATATATATATATATAGAATAGCTGACTGTGGGTGTGGTTTAGGTTTACATACAGTAACACTCGCAAAGTGTTTCCCCAATGCTCAAGTTTATGGGTTTGATTTTTCTGAGCAAGGGATAGCGATTGCTAATAAATATAATAAAAGAAGTAATCTTAGTTTTCATACTAAAGATGTAACTAATGAAGATTTTGGAACTTTTGATCTTATTAGTGCATTTGAAGTATTAGAACATATTGAAGACTGGAAACTACTCCTTGAAAAATTTGTTAACAACTCAAGGAAGTATTTATTGTTTTCCTTTCCTGTAGGGAGAATGAGAAAGTATGAAAAAATGGGAGGACATTTACGTAATTTCAAAAGAAAAGAAGTAGAATCCTTTTTAGAAACTCTTGGTGTTAAACCCCTATTAGTTTTATATGCTGGATTCCCATTTTTTTCACCTATTTATCGAGAAGCATGTGGATGGCTTTCAAATACATATGAAAAAGCGTATTATAATATTATGAGTAGAAAAGTAGAACTTCTTCACCATGTTATGTATTTTCTTGCATCCTGTTGTTCAACAAAAAAATATTTTGGAGATCAATTTATTGGTCTTTTTGAAAAGGCTAACTAA
- a CDS encoding radical SAM protein, whose translation MKPYSNLIFEVTPRCNAICYYCPTGRANLFHEPSNQTPLTPEFLHKTLTYMLNEGIINKNTIVDLFNKGEPFLHPNLSDIFDVMNSLGLHYTLSSNGSVRASFNDTTLLKNLDRIIFSMPGFSDECYKAAHGFSFEKTKQNIVRLLTELRRCGFVGEALLVFHIYIYNFEQLKDAEAFANEHGMILHDYLAYVVDYRVFKDFLSGKIDLNTKERISKDLFLHDEKQLNKILNSSPSNYWCEHERVLMLDENANVVVCCVVNQFVEHALLGSIFDYSLKDLIELKKKPKACIECKQYKMDYFYSVINKYRASDINRLYGEKILSYWPYSKSLSRKIERLIVRAYLFAISKWGYFGYYANNLIDLKRVYRSLVQKNRK comes from the coding sequence ATGAAGCCTTATTCAAATTTAATTTTTGAAGTTACCCCACGTTGTAATGCAATATGTTATTATTGTCCTACAGGTAGAGCAAATCTTTTTCATGAACCTTCAAATCAAACGCCTCTTACACCAGAGTTTCTGCATAAAACTTTAACATATATGCTTAATGAAGGAATTATAAATAAAAATACAATAGTTGATCTTTTTAATAAAGGTGAACCATTTTTGCATCCTAATCTTAGTGACATTTTTGATGTAATGAATTCTTTAGGTTTACATTATACACTTAGTTCAAATGGATCTGTAAGAGCTTCCTTTAACGATACTACATTATTAAAAAATCTTGATAGAATTATATTTTCTATGCCAGGGTTTTCTGATGAATGCTATAAAGCAGCACATGGATTTAGTTTTGAGAAGACAAAACAGAATATTGTCCGGCTACTGACAGAGTTAAGAAGATGTGGTTTTGTCGGAGAAGCCCTTCTTGTATTTCATATATATATATATAACTTTGAGCAGCTTAAGGACGCAGAAGCCTTTGCTAATGAACATGGAATGATTTTACATGATTACTTAGCATATGTTGTAGATTATAGAGTTTTTAAAGATTTTCTTTCAGGTAAAATTGATCTAAATACAAAGGAAAGGATTTCAAAAGATCTTTTTCTTCATGATGAAAAACAGTTAAATAAAATTCTTAATTCTTCTCCTTCAAATTATTGGTGTGAACATGAACGAGTTCTTATGCTCGATGAAAATGCAAATGTTGTTGTTTGCTGTGTGGTTAATCAATTTGTTGAACATGCATTATTAGGATCAATATTTGATTATTCTTTAAAGGATCTCATAGAATTAAAGAAAAAACCAAAAGCCTGTATTGAATGTAAACAATATAAGATGGATTATTTTTATTCTGTTATTAATAAATATCGTGCTTCGGATATTAACAGATTATATGGTGAAAAAATCCTTTCGTATTGGCCATATTCAAAAAGTTTATCTCGTAAGATTGAACGTCTTATTGTTAGAGCATACCTTTTTGCTATAAGTAAATGGGGATATTTTGGTTATTATGCGAATAACCTTATTGACTTAAAGAGGGTATATAGATCTCTTGTCCAAAAAAATAGAAAATAA
- a CDS encoding class I SAM-dependent methyltransferase, which yields MLKEDCPNNNQKIYNSFYSQHSWDKRDSLAARYILYLLKKLLCNFDVSQIKSIVDVGCGDGSKTYNLIKIFPNAKIKGVDFSKEGINYASRLYGRGGGEDPEQVTFEYCDINSSYYLTTPYDLLVSFYVLEHIQVWESVIDYWVQSNIKYIIIFVPIGKMYKNDLREHFRHFKKYEIKEYMLASGYKLLNAFYWGFPFYYPITKIAIELQRGTIHNTMAKKPSFFLKRVYDIMYFFYTKCCSKKIGGDFIGFFEKIS from the coding sequence ATGTTAAAAGAAGATTGTCCCAATAATAACCAAAAAATATATAATTCATTTTATTCTCAACATTCATGGGATAAAAGAGATAGCCTTGCTGCTAGGTATATTTTATACCTTTTAAAAAAATTGTTATGTAATTTTGATGTGTCCCAAATCAAAAGTATTGTTGATGTTGGTTGTGGTGATGGGTCAAAGACATACAATTTAATAAAAATTTTTCCTAATGCTAAAATAAAGGGTGTTGATTTTTCAAAAGAAGGTATTAATTATGCCTCCCGTTTGTATGGGAGGGGGGGGGGGGAAGATCCTGAGCAAGTAACATTTGAATATTGTGACATTAATAGTAGTTATTATCTAACAACACCATATGACCTACTTGTTTCTTTTTATGTTCTTGAGCATATACAAGTATGGGAGTCTGTTATAGATTATTGGGTTCAATCTAATATAAAATATATCATTATATTTGTACCAATAGGGAAAATGTATAAAAATGATTTAAGAGAACATTTTAGACATTTTAAAAAATATGAAATAAAAGAATATATGTTAGCTTCTGGATATAAACTACTCAATGCTTTTTATTGGGGATTCCCATTTTATTATCCTATTACAAAAATAGCAATTGAGTTACAACGTGGAACAATCCATAATACTATGGCAAAAAAGCCTTCTTTCTTTTTAAAAAGAGTATACGATATAATGTATTTTTTTTATACAAAATGTTGTTCAAAAAAAATTGGTGGTGACTTTATTGGATTTTTTGAAAAAATTTCTTAA
- a CDS encoding B12-binding domain-containing radical SAM protein has protein sequence MKIFFLNPPFKGRFSRTSRSPAITKGGTLYYPFWLAYAVGVAEQNGHDVRFIDAPADNLELQDIFTLLEDFIPDIAVLDTSTASIYSDVKVGDEIKRRFPHCFVILVGTHPSALPEDTLNLSKSIDAVTIGEYDFTIRDIAHALEQKLSLHNVPGLVFRHNEEYIKTAEREKIEDLDSLPFVTSVYKKYLNYKNYFFAAAKYPMVMIITGRGCPFKCFFCLYPQVFHSRRYRPRSPENIVAEFKYIKENFPDLKEIGIEDDCFTVNTARVRKICQLLIEEKLNMTWYCNVRGDVDYETLFLMKKAGCRLVTVGFESGVQSALDQMHKNEKIKNYYQFAKDAQKAGIMVHGCIMAGTPGDSLEVQKENYRFALKINCDSMQFYPLYVYPGTEAYTWAKENGYLKTEDFSQWLTEDGSHNCVIDTDIFTGQELVDLCNQNLRKYHLRPAYILMKLKQAIHDPEEGLRSIKSGIIFIKKILSLKRKRDKC, from the coding sequence GTGAAAATCTTTTTTTTAAATCCTCCGTTTAAAGGTCGGTTTTCTCGTACATCACGTAGTCCAGCTATAACAAAAGGGGGAACACTTTATTATCCATTTTGGTTAGCATATGCTGTCGGTGTAGCAGAGCAAAATGGGCATGATGTAAGATTTATAGATGCTCCTGCTGATAATTTAGAATTACAAGATATTTTTACTTTACTAGAAGATTTTATCCCAGATATAGCTGTATTGGATACTAGTACTGCTTCTATTTATAGTGATGTTAAAGTAGGAGATGAAATCAAAAGACGTTTCCCTCATTGTTTTGTTATTCTTGTTGGGACACATCCTTCAGCACTGCCAGAGGATACACTTAATCTTTCGAAAAGTATTGATGCAGTAACTATTGGAGAGTATGATTTTACAATTCGTGATATAGCACATGCTTTAGAACAAAAGTTGTCTTTACATAATGTCCCTGGTCTAGTTTTTCGTCATAATGAAGAATATATAAAAACAGCTGAAAGAGAAAAGATTGAAGATCTTGATTCCCTTCCTTTTGTTACGTCTGTTTATAAAAAATATTTAAATTACAAAAATTATTTTTTTGCAGCTGCAAAATACCCTATGGTTATGATTATCACAGGTAGGGGCTGTCCATTTAAATGCTTCTTTTGTTTATACCCTCAAGTATTTCACAGTCGACGTTATCGACCTCGTTCTCCTGAAAATATTGTAGCTGAATTTAAATATATTAAAGAAAATTTCCCTGATCTTAAAGAGATTGGAATTGAAGATGATTGTTTTACTGTTAATACTGCAAGAGTAAGGAAAATTTGTCAGTTACTTATTGAAGAAAAACTTAATATGACATGGTATTGTAATGTCCGTGGAGATGTAGATTATGAAACACTTTTTCTTATGAAAAAGGCAGGTTGTCGTTTAGTAACTGTTGGTTTTGAAAGTGGAGTTCAGTCTGCACTTGATCAAATGCATAAAAACGAAAAGATCAAAAATTATTACCAGTTTGCTAAAGATGCCCAAAAAGCAGGAATTATGGTACATGGTTGCATTATGGCTGGAACACCAGGAGATTCCCTAGAAGTACAAAAAGAAAATTATCGTTTTGCTCTTAAAATTAACTGTGATTCTATGCAATTTTATCCACTATATGTTTATCCAGGGACAGAAGCATATACTTGGGCAAAAGAAAATGGTTATTTGAAGACAGAGGATTTTTCTCAATGGCTTACAGAAGATGGTAGTCATAATTGTGTGATAGATACTGATATATTTACAGGTCAAGAATTGGTTGATTTATGTAATCAGAATCTGCGTAAATATCATTTACGACCAGCATATATTTTGATGAAACTTAAACAAGCAATCCATGACCCTGAAGAAGGATTACGTAGTATAAAGTCAGGAATTATCTTTATAAAAAAGATACTAAGTTTAAAAAGAAAGAGAGATAAATGTTAA